A genomic segment from Cinclus cinclus chromosome 11, bCinCin1.1, whole genome shotgun sequence encodes:
- the SETD6 gene encoding N-lysine methyltransferase SETD6 yields the protein MASAPKRFKAAVESGAQGKSSADPLSGFLAWCGRAGVELNPKVRLSREGAVAGYGLLAAEELEAGEVLFTIPRTALLSQHTTSIHALLQQAQESLQSQSGWVPLLLALLHEYTASNSHWQPYFSLWQDFRSLDHPMFWPQEERTRLLQGTGIPEAVDKDLANIDLEYNSIILPFMETHPDIFDPKLHTLELYKELVAFVMAYSFQEPLEEEEEDEKGPNPPMMVPVADILNHVANHNANLEYSPQCLRMVTTQPVGKGQEIFNTYGQMANWQLLHMYGFAEPYPGNTHDTADIQMVTLRRAALQRAKSEAQQQLVSEQWDFLCRLEMVGEEGAFVLGWDEVLTEEELSVALKVLCMSEEEFKEYKEQDGWEDDSEEEENSTLSNEALSRLKSPCKKLLYDSVLLTLESYGADLKAEQDLLSNKKAYEKLSRREQQALHVRYGQKRILHQLLELVQ from the exons ATGGCGTCGGCGCCCAAGAGGTTCAAG GCCGCGGTCGAGAGCGGCGCCCAGGGGAAGAGTAGTGCCGACCCACTCTCCGGGTTCCTGGCATGGTGCGGGCGGGCCGGGGTAGAGCTGAACCCCAAG GTCCGCCTGAGCAGGGAGGGCGCGGTGGCGGGGTACGGGTTGTTGGCCGCCGAGGAGCTGGAGGCGGGAGAGGTGCTGTTCACCATCCCTCGCACTGcactgctgtcccagcacaCCACCTCCATCCACGCACTCTTGCAGCAAG CCCAGGAGTCCCTGCAGAGCCAGTCTGGTTGGGTCCCGCTCCTCCTGGCCTTGCTACACGAGTACACAGCCAGCAACTCCCACTGGCAGCCatatttctccctctggcagGATTTCCGGAGTCTGGACCACCCCATGTTCTG GCCTCAAGAAGAGCGAACAAGGCtcctgcagggcacaggcatCCCAGAAGCTGTGGACAAGGATCTAGCTAACATCGACCTGGAGTACAACTCCATCATCCTGCCTTTCATGGAGACCCACCCTGACATCTTTGATCCCAAACTGCACACTCTGGAGTTGTATAAGGAGCTGGTGGCATTTGTCATGGCTTACAG CTTTCAGGAAcctttggaggaggaggaagaagatgaGAAGGGGCCCAATCCTCCCATGATGGTCCCTGTAGCAGATATTTTGAATCATGTGGCCAACCACAATGCCAACCTGGAATACTCTCCT CAATGTTTGAGGATGGTTACAACACAGCCTGTGGGGAAAGGACAGGAGATCTTCAACACATATGGGCAGATGGCCaactggcagctgctgcacatGTATGGCTTCGCAGAGCCCTACCCTGGCAACACCCACGACACGGCCGACATCCAGATGGTGACACTGcgcagggcagctctgcagc GTGCCAAAAGTGAAGCGCAGCAGCAGTTGGTCTCAGAGCAGTGGGACTTCTTGTGCCGGCTGGAGATGGTGGGGGAGGAAGGTGCCTTTGTGCTTGGCTGGGATGAGGTGCTGACAGAGGAAGAGCTGTCCGTGGCCCTCAAG GTGCTCTGCATGTCGGAAGAAGAATTCAAGGAGTATAAGGAGCAAGATGGCTGGGAAGATGacagtgaggaagaggaaaactCCACCCTTTCAAATGAAGCCCTCTCCAGACTTAAAAGCCCTTGCAAGAAGCTCCTTTATGACAGTGTGCTGCTGACCCTGGAGTCCTATGGGGCAGacctgaaagcagagcaggacttgCTAAGTAACAAGAAGGCTTATGAGAAATTGAGTCGAAGGGAGCAGCAAGCGCTGCATGTGCGCTACGGACAGAAAAGGATCTTGCATCAGCTGCTAGAGCTGGTACAGTAG